The following are from one region of the Bradyrhizobium septentrionale genome:
- a CDS encoding pyridoxal phosphate-dependent aminotransferase: MREATARDRVSSLLTASGRSDVPPFMVMDVMAAAARIEAAGGHVIHMEVGQPAEGAPKPAIAAAQAALAGGRIDYTSALGIPSLRARIARHYRDTYGCAVDAERIIVTTGSSGGFILAFLAMFEPGDRVAVTVPGYPPYRHILTALGCEPVLIETSGDTRHALTGEALLAAHRRAPLKGVLVGSPANPTGTMMSREALSSLMAAADSAGIRFISDEIYHGLDYAFPAVTAAELSPNALVINSFSKYFCMTGWRVGWMVVPEVLVRPIERLQQNLSISVPTLSQIAAEAAFEGREEMEAIKRGYQENRRILIEGLPKAGLTKFLPADGAFYLYADVSGFTSDSFAFASEMLEKAHVAATPGVDFDPIHGRAFIRFSYARSAAEMQEAVARIARWLK; encoded by the coding sequence ATGCGTGAAGCGACAGCGAGAGACCGTGTGAGCAGCCTTTTGACAGCGTCCGGCCGGAGCGATGTTCCGCCGTTCATGGTGATGGACGTGATGGCGGCTGCCGCGCGAATCGAGGCGGCGGGCGGCCATGTCATCCACATGGAGGTGGGGCAGCCCGCCGAGGGCGCTCCGAAGCCGGCGATCGCGGCCGCGCAGGCCGCGCTTGCCGGGGGGCGGATCGACTACACCTCCGCGCTCGGCATCCCCTCGCTGCGCGCGCGCATCGCGCGGCATTACCGCGACACGTATGGCTGCGCGGTCGACGCCGAGCGCATCATCGTCACCACGGGCTCGTCGGGCGGATTCATCCTGGCGTTTCTCGCGATGTTCGAGCCGGGCGACCGGGTCGCGGTCACCGTGCCGGGTTATCCGCCGTACCGGCACATCCTGACCGCGCTCGGCTGCGAGCCGGTGCTGATCGAAACCTCCGGCGACACCCGCCATGCGCTGACCGGGGAGGCGCTGCTCGCCGCCCATCGCAGGGCGCCGCTGAAGGGCGTGCTGGTCGGCAGTCCCGCCAACCCGACCGGCACCATGATGTCGCGCGAGGCGCTGTCGAGCCTGATGGCGGCCGCCGACAGCGCCGGCATCCGCTTCATCTCCGACGAGATCTATCACGGCCTCGACTACGCATTTCCGGCGGTGACGGCCGCGGAGCTGTCGCCGAACGCGCTGGTGATCAATTCGTTCTCGAAATACTTCTGCATGACCGGCTGGCGCGTCGGCTGGATGGTGGTGCCCGAGGTGCTGGTGCGGCCGATCGAACGGCTGCAGCAGAACCTGTCGATCTCGGTGCCGACCTTGTCGCAGATCGCAGCCGAAGCGGCGTTCGAAGGCCGCGAGGAGATGGAGGCGATCAAGCGTGGCTACCAGGAGAACCGCCGCATCCTGATCGAGGGCCTGCCGAAAGCCGGGCTGACCAAATTCCTGCCCGCCGACGGCGCGTTCTATCTCTATGCCGACGTCTCCGGCTTCACCTCCGACAGTTTCGCCTTCGCCAGCGAGATGCTGGAGAAGGCGCATGTCGCGGCGACCCCCGGCGTCGATTTCGATCCGATCCACGGCCGCGCCTTCATCCGTTTTTCCTATGCGCGCTCGGCGGCGGAGATGCAGGAAGCAGTTGCGCGGATCGCGCGTTGGCTTAAATAG
- a CDS encoding M48 family metalloprotease, with protein MLFRFALRTRTFQPTAFKLTALLTAVALAIGPTVPAQAQQKGPPVLRDTESEQLLREYTRPILRAAGLEKQNIQIVIINESSFNAFVADGRRIFVNYGALLQSETPNQIIGVLAHETGHLAGGHLAKMREQLAQAQTQMIIAMLLGVGALAAGAAGGGGGSGLSSAGAAAISAPQSVIQRTLLSYQRQQEENADRAGVRFLTATGQSARGMYETFKRFTDESLFASRGADPYLQSHPMPVDRVSALEELARSSPYWDKKDDPALQLRHDMMRAKISGFMERQDTVYRRYPLSNTSLPARYARAITTYLHGDLRSAIAQIDGLIQVQPNNPYFYELRGQALLEGGRPAEAIAPLRRAVQLSGNSPLIEMLLGQALVASDNKATTDEAINMLRAAVAREPEAPIGYTQLAMAYGRKGDYAQADLASAQAAYLRGDNKTARELASRAKTRFAIGTPGWVKADDIVSAKPMPGQKNN; from the coding sequence ATGCTGTTCCGCTTCGCGCTTCGCACCAGAACCTTTCAGCCGACTGCATTCAAGCTGACCGCATTACTGACCGCGGTCGCGCTCGCGATCGGTCCTACCGTCCCTGCGCAGGCCCAGCAGAAGGGCCCGCCGGTGCTGCGCGACACCGAGTCCGAGCAGCTGTTGCGCGAATATACGCGGCCGATCCTGCGCGCCGCTGGTCTGGAGAAGCAGAACATCCAGATCGTCATCATCAACGAAAGCTCGTTCAACGCCTTCGTCGCCGACGGCCGCCGCATCTTCGTCAATTACGGAGCGCTGCTGCAATCGGAGACGCCGAACCAGATTATCGGCGTGCTGGCGCATGAGACCGGCCATCTGGCCGGCGGCCATCTCGCCAAGATGCGCGAGCAGCTGGCACAGGCGCAGACCCAGATGATCATCGCGATGCTGCTCGGCGTTGGCGCGCTGGCCGCGGGTGCTGCGGGCGGCGGCGGCGGCAGCGGCCTCTCCAGCGCCGGTGCCGCCGCGATCTCGGCGCCGCAGTCGGTCATTCAGCGCACGCTGCTGTCCTATCAGCGCCAGCAGGAAGAAAACGCCGACCGCGCCGGCGTCAGATTCCTGACCGCGACCGGCCAGTCGGCCCGGGGCATGTACGAGACGTTCAAGCGCTTCACCGATGAGAGCCTGTTCGCCTCACGCGGCGCCGACCCCTATCTGCAGTCGCACCCGATGCCGGTCGACCGCGTCTCGGCGCTGGAGGAACTGGCGCGCTCGAGCCCCTATTGGGACAAGAAGGACGATCCGGCGCTGCAGCTGCGCCACGACATGATGCGCGCCAAGATCTCGGGCTTCATGGAGCGGCAGGACACGGTCTACCGCCGCTATCCGCTGTCCAACACCAGCCTGCCGGCGCGCTATGCGCGCGCCATCACGACCTATCTGCACGGCGATCTGCGTTCGGCGATCGCGCAGATCGACGGCTTGATCCAGGTGCAGCCCAACAATCCCTATTTCTACGAATTGCGCGGTCAGGCGCTGCTCGAAGGCGGCCGGCCCGCTGAGGCGATCGCGCCGCTGCGCCGCGCGGTGCAGCTCTCCGGCAATTCGCCGCTGATCGAGATGCTGCTCGGCCAAGCGCTGGTCGCTTCCGACAACAAGGCCACCACCGACGAGGCGATCAACATGCTGCGTGCCGCGGTGGCGCGCGAGCCCGAGGCGCCGATCGGCTATACCCAGCTCGCGATGGCCTATGGCCGCAAGGGCGACTATGCCCAGGCCGACCTTGCCTCGGCGCAGGCCGCCTATCTGCGCGGCGACAACAAGACCGCCCGCGAGCTGGCGTCGCGCGCCAAGACGCGGTTCGCGATCGGCACGCCCGGCTGGGTCAAAGCTGACGACATTGTGAGCGCCAAGCCCATGCCGGGTCAGAAAAACAACTAG
- the accC gene encoding acetyl-CoA carboxylase biotin carboxylase subunit, with the protein MFDKILIANRGEIALRVLRACKELGISTVAVHSTADADAMHVRLADESVCIGPPPSKDSYLNVPALLAACEITGADAVHPGYGFLSENARFAEILADHNLGFIGPKAEHIRLMGDKIEAKKTAKRLGIPVVPGSDGAVTADDDAMAIAKEIGFPVLVKAAAGGGGRGMKVAHSEADLALALSTAANEAKSAFGDASVYLEKYLQKPRHIEIQILGDGRGGAIHLGERDCSLQRRHQKVWEEGPSPVLAAAARARIGETCAKAMRDMKYLGVGTIEFLYEDGEFYFIEMNTRIQVEHPVTESITDIDLVLEQIRIAAGGDLPAKQSDIAIIGHAIECRINAENPETFRPSPGRITQYHPPGGLGVRIDSAVYQGYVIPPYYDSLVGKLIVHGKTRGECLMRLRRALDEMVVDGIETTLPLFRALVREPDIIEGDYHIHWLEQYLAGQPSDAPK; encoded by the coding sequence ATGTTTGACAAGATCCTCATAGCCAATCGCGGCGAGATCGCGCTTCGCGTGCTGCGCGCCTGCAAGGAGCTCGGCATCTCGACGGTGGCGGTGCATTCCACCGCCGACGCCGACGCCATGCATGTGCGGCTCGCCGACGAGAGCGTGTGCATCGGTCCACCGCCGTCGAAGGATTCCTATCTCAACGTGCCAGCGCTGCTCGCAGCTTGCGAGATCACCGGCGCCGACGCCGTGCATCCGGGCTACGGCTTCCTGTCCGAGAACGCGCGCTTCGCCGAGATCCTCGCCGACCACAATCTGGGCTTCATCGGACCGAAGGCCGAGCACATCCGCCTGATGGGCGACAAGATCGAAGCCAAGAAGACCGCCAAGCGCCTCGGCATTCCCGTGGTGCCCGGCTCCGACGGCGCGGTGACGGCGGACGACGACGCCATGGCGATCGCCAAGGAGATCGGCTTCCCGGTGCTGGTGAAGGCGGCTGCCGGCGGCGGCGGGCGCGGCATGAAGGTCGCTCACAGCGAGGCCGACCTCGCGCTCGCGCTCTCGACCGCGGCCAACGAGGCCAAATCGGCGTTCGGCGACGCCTCGGTCTATCTGGAGAAATACCTGCAGAAGCCGCGCCACATCGAGATCCAGATTCTCGGCGACGGCCGCGGCGGCGCCATCCATCTCGGCGAGCGCGACTGCTCGCTGCAGCGGCGTCACCAGAAGGTCTGGGAGGAAGGCCCCTCGCCGGTGCTCGCGGCGGCCGCGCGCGCCAGGATCGGCGAGACCTGCGCCAAGGCGATGCGGGACATGAAGTATCTCGGCGTCGGCACCATCGAATTCCTCTACGAGGACGGCGAGTTCTATTTCATCGAAATGAACACGCGCATCCAGGTCGAGCATCCCGTCACCGAAAGCATCACCGATATCGATCTGGTGCTGGAGCAGATCCGGATTGCGGCCGGCGGCGACCTTCCGGCCAAGCAGAGCGACATCGCGATCATCGGCCACGCCATCGAGTGCCGCATCAATGCGGAGAACCCGGAGACCTTCCGTCCCTCGCCGGGACGGATCACCCAATACCATCCGCCGGGCGGCCTCGGCGTGCGAATCGATTCCGCCGTCTACCAGGGTTACGTGATCCCGCCCTATTACGACTCGCTGGTCGGCAAGCTGATCGTGCACGGCAAGACCCGCGGCGAGTGCCTGATGCGACTGCGCCGTGCGCTGGACGAGATGGTGGTCGACGGCATCGAGACGACGCTGCCGCTGTTCCGCGCATTGGTGCGCGAGCCCGACATCATCGAAGGCGACTACCACATTCACTGGCTGGAGCAGTACCTCGCCGGCCAGCCATCGGACGCCCCGAAATAG
- a CDS encoding NAD(P)/FAD-dependent oxidoreductase yields MQSAIVLGGGMVGVSTALHLQRRGWAVTLVDRKEPGRETSYGNAGIIQSEAVRPYPMPRDPATLARIAMGRTNDVRYRLASLPQHAGPLLRYWWNSTPERHREATIAWARLIAYATPEHDTLIREAHADNLIRRAGYRLLHRDPAALEQAIAVAEENQRDFGVKFRVLDGSELARAEPLLRDDLPGAIHWLEPWTVSDPGGLVSAYAGLFERLGGTLLRGDAQTLTETASGWSVDTNSGRIDAAHVVVTLGPWSPQLLRKFGYRIPLVRKRGYHMHYQGGRSLDLPLVDTANGYAMAPMAKGIRITTGAELTSPDAPATPIQLGHAETAARQLLEIGSRVEPEPWFGTRPCTTDMLPVLGPAPRHRGLWVNFGHGHQGFTLGPATARVLAETMNGEASAVDTSPYRLDRF; encoded by the coding sequence ATGCAAAGCGCGATCGTTCTTGGTGGCGGCATGGTGGGCGTCAGCACGGCGCTGCATCTGCAGCGGCGCGGCTGGGCGGTCACGCTCGTCGACCGCAAGGAACCGGGCCGGGAAACCAGCTACGGCAACGCCGGGATCATTCAAAGCGAGGCCGTGCGGCCCTATCCGATGCCGCGCGATCCCGCCACGCTCGCCCGGATCGCGATGGGACGCACCAACGACGTACGCTATCGGTTGGCGTCGCTGCCGCAGCACGCGGGTCCCCTGCTGCGCTACTGGTGGAACTCGACGCCCGAGCGGCACCGCGAGGCCACCATCGCCTGGGCGCGCCTGATCGCTTACGCCACACCGGAGCACGACACGCTGATCCGCGAGGCGCATGCCGACAATCTGATCCGCCGCGCCGGCTATCGCCTGCTGCATCGCGACCCGGCGGCGCTCGAGCAGGCGATCGCAGTCGCCGAAGAGAATCAGCGTGACTTCGGCGTGAAGTTTCGCGTGCTTGACGGCAGCGAGCTCGCCCGGGCGGAGCCCCTGCTGCGCGACGACCTGCCCGGCGCCATTCACTGGCTCGAGCCGTGGACCGTGTCGGACCCCGGCGGTCTGGTCTCGGCCTATGCCGGACTGTTCGAGCGTCTCGGCGGGACATTGCTGCGCGGCGATGCGCAGACATTGACCGAGACGGCGTCCGGCTGGTCGGTCGACACGAACAGCGGCCGGATCGATGCCGCCCACGTCGTGGTCACGCTCGGGCCGTGGTCACCGCAATTGCTGCGCAAGTTCGGCTACCGGATCCCGCTGGTGCGCAAGCGCGGCTACCACATGCACTACCAGGGCGGCCGCTCGCTTGACCTGCCGCTAGTCGATACCGCGAATGGCTACGCTATGGCGCCGATGGCGAAGGGAATCCGCATCACCACCGGCGCGGAGCTGACCAGTCCGGACGCGCCGGCCACGCCGATCCAGCTTGGCCACGCCGAAACGGCGGCGCGGCAGTTGCTCGAGATCGGCAGCCGCGTCGAGCCCGAGCCCTGGTTCGGCACCCGCCCCTGCACCACCGACATGCTGCCAGTGCTGGGGCCGGCGCCGCGCCATCGCGGGCTGTGGGTGAATTTCGGCCACGGCCATCAGGGCTTCACCCTCGGCCCCGCGACGGCGCGCGTGCTCGCCGAAACGATGAACGGCGAGGCATCCGCCGTGGATACCTCGCCGTATCGGCTGGACCGGTTCTGA
- a CDS encoding DUF1236 domain-containing protein → MSNRFLISVAAAALIAGTGFANAQGAGGANKETGAGGGATTQHSAPSGGASSGTMQRDTGGMKGSEHSTTGESPSTKGAESDKSGPATKGAQDNTQKSKSMSSENDATKSSKEGSKDMKAEGRDKSGNMKAEEHDKSGKMNAESRDGRDRNNAADSRDKSGATTNQNAQTKSPADTNRTQTNDTSRTQTTTGNAATSATAAPPAEKRTQISTAIKSEKVTEVTNVNFNVSVGTRVPADVRFYPVPERVVTIYPQWRGYEFILVHGRYIIVQPETHEIVYIIEG, encoded by the coding sequence ATGTCTAACCGCTTTCTGATTTCGGTCGCCGCAGCGGCTCTGATCGCCGGCACCGGTTTCGCGAACGCACAGGGCGCCGGCGGCGCCAACAAGGAGACCGGGGCCGGTGGTGGTGCGACCACGCAGCACAGCGCACCGTCCGGGGGCGCGTCTTCGGGCACCATGCAGCGCGATACAGGCGGCATGAAGGGTTCCGAGCATTCCACGACCGGTGAATCCCCGAGCACCAAGGGTGCGGAGTCCGACAAGTCCGGCCCCGCCACCAAGGGTGCGCAGGACAACACGCAGAAGTCGAAGAGCATGAGCTCCGAGAACGACGCGACCAAGAGCTCCAAGGAAGGCTCGAAGGACATGAAGGCCGAGGGCCGCGACAAGAGCGGCAACATGAAGGCCGAGGAGCATGACAAGAGCGGCAAGATGAACGCGGAAAGCCGTGACGGCCGCGATCGCAACAACGCCGCCGACAGCCGCGACAAGAGCGGCGCCACGACCAACCAGAACGCTCAGACCAAGAGCCCGGCGGATACCAACCGCACGCAGACCAACGACACCAGCCGCACGCAGACCACGACTGGTAACGCGGCAACGTCGGCAACCGCGGCTCCGCCGGCCGAGAAGCGCACCCAGATCTCGACCGCGATCAAGTCGGAGAAGGTCACCGAGGTCACCAACGTGAACTTCAACGTGTCGGTCGGCACCCGCGTCCCGGCCGACGTTCGCTTCTACCCGGTGCCGGAGCGGGTCGTGACGATCTACCCGCAGTGGCGCGGTTACGAGTTCATCCTGGTTCACGGCCGCTACATCATCGTGCAGCCGGAGACCCACGAGATCGTCTACATCATCGAGGGCTAA
- the aroQ gene encoding type II 3-dehydroquinate dehydratase yields MAAAGTIYVLNGPNLNLLGTREPETYGHATLADVEKLCADTARQFGLAADCRQSNREGELIDLIHEAHAKKAVGIIINAGGYSHTSIALHDALVAVKIPAVEVHVSNIHARESFRHHSFTAKAAFASLCGFGIDGYRLAIIGLATKIGAKIGTKTDAKAKA; encoded by the coding sequence ATGGCTGCTGCCGGAACGATCTATGTGCTGAACGGCCCGAACCTCAATCTGCTGGGGACGCGCGAGCCGGAGACCTACGGCCACGCCACCCTCGCCGACGTCGAGAAGCTGTGCGCGGACACCGCACGCCAGTTCGGACTTGCCGCCGACTGCCGGCAGTCCAACCGCGAGGGTGAACTGATCGACCTCATCCATGAGGCCCACGCCAAAAAGGCGGTCGGCATCATCATCAATGCCGGCGGTTACTCCCATACCTCGATCGCGCTGCATGACGCGCTGGTTGCGGTCAAGATTCCCGCCGTCGAAGTCCATGTCAGCAACATCCACGCCCGCGAGAGCTTCCGGCACCACTCGTTCACTGCTAAAGCCGCGTTCGCGTCGCTCTGCGGCTTCGGCATCGATGGCTACCGGCTTGCGATCATCGGCCTCGCCACCAAGATTGGTGCCAAGATCGGCACCAAGACCGATGCCAAGGCAAAGGCTTAA
- a CDS encoding DsbA family protein: MPALRFLAPALLALGICAAPLSASAQSFNDTQRGDIETIVRNYLIAHPEVLEEAMNELSKRQAAAEAEKHEQSVAKNADTIFNSPRGVFLGNKDGDVTFVEFFDYNCGYCKRAMSDMMDLMKADPKLKVVLKEFPVLSQGSVEAAQVAVAVRMQDPTGKKYLDFHQKLLGGRGAADKARALAVAKEVGLDMTKLEKDMASPEVKATIEENFRLAESMGMNGTPSYVIGKQVVIGAVGVDNLKEKIGIARCGKATC; encoded by the coding sequence ATGCCAGCGCTTCGTTTTCTTGCTCCTGCCCTGCTCGCGCTCGGCATCTGTGCCGCGCCGCTGTCGGCGTCCGCGCAGAGCTTCAACGACACCCAGCGCGGCGACATCGAGACCATCGTGCGCAACTATCTGATCGCGCACCCCGAGGTGCTCGAGGAGGCGATGAACGAGCTGAGCAAGCGGCAGGCCGCCGCCGAAGCCGAGAAGCATGAGCAGAGCGTCGCCAAGAACGCCGACACCATCTTCAATTCGCCGCGCGGCGTCTTCCTCGGCAACAAGGACGGCGACGTCACCTTCGTCGAGTTCTTCGATTACAATTGCGGCTACTGCAAGCGCGCGATGTCCGACATGATGGATTTGATGAAGGCGGATCCGAAGCTGAAGGTGGTGCTGAAGGAATTCCCGGTGCTGAGCCAGGGCTCGGTCGAGGCCGCGCAGGTCGCGGTCGCGGTGCGCATGCAGGATCCGACCGGCAAGAAGTATCTCGACTTCCACCAGAAGCTGCTGGGCGGCCGCGGCGCCGCCGACAAGGCGCGCGCGCTGGCGGTCGCCAAGGAGGTCGGTCTCGACATGACCAAGCTCGAGAAGGACATGGCGAGCCCCGAAGTGAAGGCGACCATCGAGGAGAATTTCCGCCTCGCCGAATCCATGGGCATGAACGGTACGCCGAGCTACGTGATCGGCAAGCAGGTCGTGATCGGCGCGGTCGGCGTCGACAATCTCAAGGAAAAGATCGGCATCGCCCGCTGCGGCAAGGCGACCTGCTGA
- the accB gene encoding acetyl-CoA carboxylase biotin carboxyl carrier protein translates to MARQPDDKSAAKSKSDDSALIRELALLLAETNLTEIEIERAGLRVRVARNISIAASVPAAMNAVAAPAAMSVPVAAAATDLAKHPGAVPSPMVGTAYWAPEPGAKPFIEVGTKVSAGQTLLIIEAMKTMNQIPSPRAGTVTQILIEDGQPVEFGEPLVIIE, encoded by the coding sequence ATGGCGCGCCAGCCAGACGACAAATCAGCGGCAAAATCCAAGAGCGACGACAGCGCGCTCATTCGCGAGCTCGCACTGCTGCTCGCGGAGACCAATCTGACCGAGATCGAGATCGAGCGTGCCGGCCTGCGCGTCCGCGTCGCACGCAATATCAGCATCGCGGCATCCGTGCCCGCTGCCATGAATGCGGTTGCCGCACCGGCCGCCATGTCCGTGCCGGTGGCCGCGGCTGCGACCGATCTCGCCAAGCACCCGGGCGCCGTGCCTTCGCCGATGGTCGGCACCGCCTATTGGGCGCCCGAGCCGGGCGCCAAGCCGTTCATTGAAGTCGGCACCAAGGTCTCGGCCGGCCAGACGCTTCTGATCATCGAGGCGATGAAGACGATGAACCAGATCCCGTCGCCGCGCGCGGGCACCGTGACGCAAATTCTCATCGAGGACGGCCAGCCGGTCGAATTCGGCGAGCCGCTCGTCATCATTGAATAG
- the dctA gene encoding C4-dicarboxylate transporter DctA: MATATVATAAPASAGKPWYKILYVQVLIAIVLGALVGAFWPALATNEWIKALGDGFIKLIKMVIAPIIFCTVVSGIAHIQDAKKVGRIGVKALVYFEVVSTFALVLGLLVGNLVKPGAGFGNAAANAQAVAGYAKQAEAQKSVDFVLHIIPDTVVGAFAQGEILQVLLFSVLFGFALMGLGERGHTIRSFIDDAAHAVFGVISIVMRAAPIGAFGAMAFTIGKFGTGAILNLMGLIATFYLTAALFVFVVLGMIARTAGFSIFKFLAYIKDELLIVLGTSSSESALPSLMEKLERLGCSKSVVGLVVPTGYSFNLDGTNIYMTLATLFIAQALGFDLSFSQQITILIVAMLTSKGASGITGAGFITLAATLAVVDPRLVPGMAIVLGIDKFMSECRALTNLCGNGVACVIIAWWEGELDRDKLNANLARQIDPTDLETALTTD, translated from the coding sequence ATGGCAACGGCAACCGTTGCCACGGCTGCGCCGGCGAGCGCCGGCAAGCCGTGGTACAAGATTCTCTATGTCCAGGTCCTGATCGCGATCGTGCTCGGCGCGCTGGTCGGCGCGTTCTGGCCCGCCCTTGCCACCAACGAGTGGATCAAGGCGCTCGGCGACGGCTTCATCAAGCTGATCAAGATGGTGATCGCGCCGATCATCTTCTGCACCGTGGTGTCGGGCATTGCCCATATCCAGGATGCCAAGAAGGTCGGCCGCATCGGCGTCAAGGCGCTGGTCTATTTCGAGGTGGTCTCGACCTTCGCGCTGGTGCTCGGCTTGCTGGTCGGCAATCTGGTGAAGCCGGGCGCGGGCTTCGGCAATGCGGCGGCGAATGCGCAGGCGGTCGCCGGTTATGCCAAGCAGGCGGAGGCGCAGAAGAGCGTCGACTTCGTGCTGCATATCATTCCGGATACCGTGGTGGGCGCATTCGCGCAGGGCGAAATCCTGCAGGTGCTGCTGTTCTCGGTGCTGTTCGGCTTCGCGCTCATGGGGCTGGGCGAGCGCGGCCACACCATCCGCTCGTTCATCGACGACGCCGCGCATGCGGTGTTCGGCGTCATCTCGATCGTGATGCGGGCGGCGCCGATCGGCGCGTTCGGCGCAATGGCCTTCACCATCGGCAAGTTCGGCACCGGCGCGATCCTCAACCTGATGGGGCTGATCGCGACGTTCTATCTGACCGCCGCGCTGTTCGTGTTCGTGGTGCTCGGCATGATCGCGCGGACCGCCGGGTTCTCGATCTTCAAGTTTCTGGCCTACATCAAGGACGAGCTGTTGATCGTGCTCGGCACCTCGTCGTCCGAAAGCGCGCTGCCGTCATTGATGGAGAAGCTCGAACGGCTCGGCTGCTCGAAGTCGGTCGTCGGCCTCGTGGTGCCCACGGGCTACTCGTTCAACCTCGACGGCACCAACATCTATATGACGCTGGCGACGCTGTTCATCGCGCAGGCGCTCGGCTTCGATCTCAGCTTCAGCCAGCAGATCACGATCCTGATCGTGGCGATGCTGACCTCGAAGGGGGCCTCCGGCATCACCGGCGCGGGCTTCATCACGCTGGCGGCGACGCTGGCGGTGGTCGATCCGCGGCTGGTGCCGGGCATGGCGATCGTGCTCGGCATCGACAAGTTCATGAGCGAGTGCCGCGCGCTGACCAATCTGTGCGGCAACGGCGTCGCCTGTGTGATCATCGCCTGGTGGGAGGGCGAGCTCGACCGCGACAAGCTCAATGCCAATCTCGCCAGACAGATCGACCCGACCGACCTGGAGACCGCGCTGACGACGGATTAA